The Toxorhynchites rutilus septentrionalis strain SRP chromosome 1, ASM2978413v1, whole genome shotgun sequence genome contains the following window.
actttttcacagTCTTGATCCTTAATCCCATGATCAGCAGGTCATCGACGTATATGACTAGGTAGACATCATCGTTCCCCCTCTCGTCGATCCGGGTGTATAAGCAATAATCATGCTGTGATCTGTTGAATCCAAGCTTCAACAATACttcattgagtttttcattccaGCACTTTGGAGCCTGCTTGAGACCATATAATGACTTCTGCAGCTGGCAAACTATATCAGGTTCCGCTTCAACACCATCGGGTATGGCCatgaaaattttctcttgaagctCACCATGCAAGAAAGTTGTCTTCACATCCATCTGGTGTATGAACAGTCCTCTCTGCAACACAACAGCTAAGGCTACTCGAATGGTCGTCAGCTTAGCTACTGGTGCATAGGTTTCGTGATAATCGAGGCCAGGTTTCTGGAGAAACCCTTTCACGACCAACCTAGCCTTATGTCTCACAGTATTTCCATCAGCATCTTCTTTAACGCAGAATACCCACTTCGGTTGTAATGGCTTCACTTCTGCTGGACGTTTCACCAGGCGCCACACGTTGTTTGTTTTCCATGGATTTCAGCTCATCACAGACAGCCGCCAACCATTGGTCCTGATAATCACGCCCTTCGATCTCCGCGTAGGATGATGGTGGATCTGGGAGCCTGCGCTCCCGTTCGCTATGCCTCGTGGTTGACTCCGGATAGTCGTCACTTCTTTGTTGCGAAGGGAGCGCCCCTGGGTTTACTTTTACTTCTCCTTCTTCCAAATCCTCGAACTCGTCTTTTTCATCAGTCCCGGAATAAGGAACTGCATCTAGTTCTTGAACAGAGTTCTTCAAAACGTCCCCCTCTGGTTCGTACAATGTGGGGATCACCAAGGGAACCTCAGATGCTTCATCGAATTGGTCTGCATACGGGAAGCATTCCTCATTGAACTTCACGTCTCTTGCAATCACTATTTTTCTTGTTGCTCTGTCCCATAGCCGATATCCATTCGGAGCGTAGCCAACCATTATCGTCTCGCGGCTTTTGGGATCCAACTTCTTCCTCTGTTGGTTTGGGATCCACGCCATGGCCTTGCACCCGAAAATTCTGATCTTGTTAAGGTCCGGTTTCACAGTCATCCATCTCTCAGCAGGAGTTTCGTTTCCATCTAACGCCACCGTGGGACAACGGTTCAAGAGGTACGTCGTCGTCAAAGCCGCTTCCGACCACATGTTCTTGGGAACTTTTGAATCAATTAACATTGATCTTACCTTTTCAACCAGGGTGCGGTTGGAACGTTCAGCTACCCCGTTTTGCTGAGGAGAATAAGCTACCGTTGGTTGAACTTGAATGCCTCGCTTCTTGTAGTATTTCAATTGTTCATTCGAAAAGAATTCACGGCCTTGATCCACGGTTAACTTGCAAATCCTTGTCTGCCACTGAGTAGTAGTTATAGCTTCAAACTCTTTGAAACACCGGAATACATCCGACTTTCGCTTGATTGTATAGATCACAGCAAAACGCGACCAGTCGTCAATGAACGCCACGAAGTAATTTGATCCATCCCACGTCGGCGGATCAATGGGACCACACACATCCGAATGAATCCTCTCTAGCGGACATGTGGCACGTTCTCGTACACCATCGAACGGTTCTCGACACTGCTTCGCCATTACGCACGTATCGCAAAAACCAATCGACTCAACTTTCTTCACAAAATCCGTATTCATTTCGTACTTCGCCAGATTGTTCAACGCTTGCTGACTTGCATGACCCATGCGACGATGCCACAACTTGCTCGTTTCGGCCACAGTGATATTAGTTTTTCCCGTAGAACTGACATCCAATTCCAGTTGGTACAAGTTTCCACGAAGATATGCCACACCTATCAGTTCTCCGTCCTTCTTGAACTCCGCACGATCTTGACCTCCACGACCAGTGAAAAGAACATCGATTCCAGCCTGCAAGAGCTTCTTAACCGAGAGCAGGTTTTCTCGTAGATCCGGCAATAGTACAACGTTCTGTATATGAAATTCAATCCGTTTGGTGGACATACCTTTAATTTCTCCAGAAAACTTCCCAACCAGTGTCACGTCGTTTTTAGCCACATCGATGATGAACGGATCTTTCAATTTTCGCACGAACTGCAGATGGCTTGCATCGTTCACGAGATGATCGCTACATCCCGAATCCACGCAGAAGTGAATCTTCCTGGCTTCAGACTTTCTCTGGCCACCGTTTGCCATGAATGCAACTGCCTTACTACCGACCGCAGCATTTGCGCTGCCTTCCGGTTTCTTTGAACGACAATCCTTTTTCATATGTGTCCGGGCTTTCCGCAGCGGTGACACTTACCAGAAAACTTCTTCTGGTTCTGATTCTGGTTTTTTTTCCTACCGCCGACAAACGCCGCACCATTATCTTCACTCGAGTCATCCAGACGATCTGCCCGTTTGCTCTCTTCAGCCAGCAGCCGCTGCTTGACTGTCTCCAGCTTCAGGTCCTTCTCCGCCAGATTCTCGAGTGCCGTCATCAGAGGGTCGTAACTATCGGGTAGAGTTAAAAATAATTGCGCCACCAAATCACCTTCTTCCATTTTGGCTCCTGACTTGAGTTGCCTGACAAGGTCATCGAAAACAGTGAAATGAGCTCGCACGGACGATCCTTCCTTCTTAAGCAGCCGCGCCAACTGCTTTCTGAGCAACGTCTGGCTTGATACCGACCGTTTCGCGAAAGTTTCTTCCAGAGCCTTCCACATTTCAGCCGCTGTTTCCCTTTCCCGGACAACTTCAAGAACATCATCCGCAATAAATCCCACAAGAACAGATTTGGCCTTCTTGTTCGTTAGCTCCCACTTCGCACGACCCTCAGCGCCTTCAGCCGGAACTGGTCCCGTCAGCACAGAAGATACTTCAACTGCGTCCATGTATAGCTTGACCCGGAAACACCAATTTTCATAGTTTGGTCCGGTCAACTGTGGGATTCCTTCCTTTGCTGGACCCATAACCTATTGAAATTGAAGGACTAGGCAGTGAGACAAAGTCGTAGTTCTATAACGGTTAACAATTAAAGTTTATTTGAAATACGTCTGTACAACTTGAGAGCTAGTTTGGGAATGCCATGAAAATTTTCTCCACGAGCGCTTGACAGCTTCTCAAGGCCTACTTCTTCAATGCCTAATtcggtttcatttacttgattaattcccgagtaatgcagaaatttgtgtttcatttgtatggcagccccctttagagagggggaaggagtgtctaaccaccgtaacaACATTCATTGCAGTctataacctccacatgtcaaatttcgtttcattagcttgattaattctcaaataatgcagaaatttgtgtttcatttgtatggcagcccccccttaaagagggggatggagtgtctaaccaccgtagaaacatttatacctccacatgccaaatttggtttcatttgcttgtttaactctcgaataatgaagaaatttgtgtttcatttgtacgacaATAGTCGCTGAACATGAATATAATAATCGAATAgatttttgataaatttatcaGCATGTTATGATTTATGAATGGTATTAATAATTCGTATGGAACAACCGTTTCTGGAGCTGTAATGCGGATTGCCCAGCATGTCAAGAGTAGCCCCAAACGACGGTATCTATAACAGGAAATCCAAAGCAGTGCGAATTGCACTGCATTGCTTGTTCAATAATAAAACTACTTTTCTTTCGAGGTTCTTTTGTGTGTTAATAAATGATATTCACATTCACGATTGTTGTAAAAAATCTTTATTCTTGTTGAAACAAATTTTAGCGCGATGGGGTATAGTACGGACATTTTATTGGGAAACTTCAATATACATATTTAAGTAGAGTCAAAGTATATCTAATAAATACGTTGTTGTGTGTATAAATTTTAGTAATACAATTCTATTATATTGCCTAAAATGCTTCACAGTATATAGTTCTAAAAGTAATTGTTCGTTCATACCGCGTACTTCTAAGTAACGGGCGATGACGGTTGAGTCGTTCAATTTCGCACTGAAGGCCATCGGGAAGTCAGTGCTTTTTGATACAGCGCATATCTAAAGCTAGAAACTAGTTTCACCACAACATATTGTCGAAGCATTCAATTTCGTCGTCACGTAATAAGGCGCCTTTCTGTATTCGactcaaaaaaaatcagtgaaaGGAACGACCGGTCGCTAGCATTGTATGCGAATCGAGTGGAACAATTCACAAAACTATTTGTGCGTCACTAATGTTCTCACTTATTGCACATTATAACTCTCTGCATTATCTTATCTTATAGTACGAGTTGTTCATTCAGTTATCAACTATGTTCTGTTTGATTTGTTTGATCAATGCCACATTATCTACTAGTGGAAATCTGTAATTGTTGGGGTAGAAAAATTAGCTTATGCAGATGGAATGAACTGTGTCTCAAATACTCGCAACTCATTTACGTGTTTAAGCATTAGCAAATTTGTATAATGAAATCTGTTATTCAGTATTCGAAATATCAGAACATTCTCCCTGGGCCATTAAATGTACGGGAGAACTAAATATTTGCCCATGCACCACCGCTTCCAGATTTTCGCCAGCATAAGAGAGTAGCGGAGATATTTCACACTCGGTTCCCTCTACAGTGCCACCCGCAGCCTCGATATATTTTCTGTGCAACCGATAAATATCTGCCCGTGCAGTGGAGGCACAATCTTTCCCGGCGCTGTCTGCATTCTTCAGGGCGCTGAATTCCTCGTCTCGAGGGACCTCAACGGTCACAAAATGCTCGGCGAATTGAAACACGTCGAAAACAAACTTTTCAATCTTGATACCATTCGGTTTCTCGGGATTGCATCGAGTGCCGGTTTCGTCAACGAAAGGAATCTTTTTCTTCGCCACGTGCAACTTAAGCTCCTTTTCGAACGTCGAGCCAATTTTGCGCAGAAAATCGGAAGTAAATAGGTGATTGCATATGTTGCCAGCATTAAAAACTAGTTTACCATTCGGTTTTTGGAGCTCGGCAGTGTGCTGTGTGATTTCACTATATTCTACCACTTGATATTTTCCATCCACCTGGCAAACAACGCCGACAGCTTCATTTGGGTGAGACTTTTCTACTACCTTTGCTGCACAATCTGCGTTTTGCTCGGCACAATACCCGACGAAGACCGGATCGGCAACCTTTGTCAATATGTTATCAACGCTATGAGCATGCAAATACGATACTCCTCTGCGCTCCATATCATCGAGGATACCGCGATCTCGTAGAGCTCTGTATAATCCTCCATTGCCGTCAGGAGCCTTAGCGACATGATACTTCTGATCCAACAGGATTTTCCCCTCGAAATCATAACATGGCAAACTTCCTTGCTCGAACATCAATATATCGTCGGGGCTTAATCCAAAGTAGTTGTTCTCCTCGAAGTACTTCTTCGTTGGGTACATTGTATGTTCACTAGTCATAATATACCAGGCAATACGGCCACTCTTGCCAGTCAAATCGTGGGCCAACCTTTGCAGTTTTAATATTCTTTCAGCTTGTATGCGGAAAAGTGATTTGTTGGAAGGCAATCCCACGTTGAACATTCCTTTCGGGAAGGCAAATCCTAGTCGTGTTCCCTGTCCACCAGCCATCAGAAGAACACCAACCTTGTTATCAGCTATTTGTTCCAATCCTTTCTCGTTATATCTCTCCAGTTGTTTCTTATCTGTGGTTGAAATGGACAAGTATTGCTCCTCACGAACCGGTTCCATCTTATCGTCAAGTTTGAGATTTTCCTCCGCAAGTGACGATGTGGCACGAGCAAAGAATTCATTCACCTCCTCCAAATTCAATTCTTCTATGTCCTTGGTCAGCAGACATCTCTGATCCTCGCTCAACTCTTCCCAGTATTTGAGCAGATGTTCCTGACCGTATTCGGTCAAATTTTCCTTCATTGCATCGAACTCGGTCATCGTGATTTGGAGACGAAAGCACATTCACAGAACTCGAAATGTGGGAGTTGATTGCACGACACAGTTCCACAGCTTCACGACCATCCACGGGGGAGAAAATGTTGAGACTGATAGGATCCACTAACAGCGCAACAACTTTTACCAGACAACGTTAGTGTACAACATAAATACTCTCCGATTGACTGCTCTTTCCATTTTTACTCGATTTTGTCTTGACTTCATTCAGATCTTGCTGTTCCAGCCTCTGATATCGTATCACATGGATGAACATACCAAAACGAATGAATGTTTGCTTCATTTGTTCATCAACTCAGAAAAGAATAATGCTCACATTTTGTGAACGATGTGAACTGAAAGCGCATACGTCGTATACAAATAACAccgttaagccgggttcagacggtgcgagtaagcatacgagtcggtctagtcagttactgcagtgcagctactcacaccgtgtgaacacatcatgccagttattgtcatgtgtgatccggcgtgcgagctacttcaaagttttttgaatttactcgcacttgcatgcttcacaacgtcaaaaacagaatttagcgttcgaatcagtgatgccaaatgtaatgaaatgtctctatttttaagatatttgaaaatatgtgaagatatttatagacttgaaaattattggaaaaacaaataaaaccctcatagtttctaaacgaaataattgttatttcgttttgcacgctggcggggcacgctttctttttgagatagttttcttgagaatctctaatatagaatcattatcagatcacaacttacaaaaaaaagtattgttctaagaaacagaatacatattcgatttaaaaaagtacattttcattcattattaaaatttttgaagcgtatttattgcacctgcaaatcgactatcattttcatttcacaaaataaataaaattaaaaaaaaaaatcttttagactaccatttataacatcacatcctttcggaattatctgagctatggatgttttcgagattctaaaaaatatcgacaacaatcccaacgatattccaaaacaaaggcacatcaatgtcatttctaatttaactcttgcaggtacagcatccctcatgactgtatcttggcgttgtattcgtggagcaattaaatccaacagttttttcacttgttcaggtgttattatcaacactgctctgtaatctcggggatcctcatcgtagagttccttcaatattgtatttgttgctccttttctttgcatctaattcctggcccgaatccttttctctttctgctttttcggatagtaccttcagttcaaagaaattcagcacaaagtatgtatttttaaacacgatcagcgtttgttttgctataaaattgtgtgatgatacattcaactgaaaacctaagatgaaaactgccaataaagaagtcgattttggaccaatcatttgacaaattcggacctgattgctgtttctgactatttgatggacatttgaaaagtcgcctggcatccctggtaaacccgtgccgtagtatctagtttctcgccagca
Protein-coding sequences here:
- the LOC129769249 gene encoding UDP-N-acetylhexosamine pyrophosphorylase-like protein 1 → MCFRLQITMTEFDAMKENLTEYGQEHLLKYWEELSEDQRCLLTKDIEELNLEEVNEFFARATSSLAEENLKLDDKMEPVREEQYLSISTTDKKQLERYNEKGLEQIADNKVGVLLMAGGQGTRLGFAFPKGMFNVGLPSNKSLFRIQAERILKLQRLAHDLTGKSGRIAWYIMTSEHTMYPTKKYFEENNYFGLSPDDILMFEQGSLPCYDFEGKILLDQKYHVAKAPDGNGGLYRALRDRGILDDMERRGVSYLHAHSVDNILTKVADPVFVGYCAEQNADCAAKVVEKSHPNEAVGVVCQVDGKYQVVEYSEITQHTAELQKPNGKLVFNAGNICNHLFTSDFLRKIGSTFEKELKLHVAKKKIPFVDETGTRCNPEKPNGIKIEKFVFDVFQFAEHFVTVEVPRDEEFSALKNADSAGKDCASTARADIYRLHRKYIEAAGGTVEGTECEISPLLSYAGENLEAVVHGQIFSSPVHLMAQGECSDISNTE